From Paenibacillus polymyxa, the proteins below share one genomic window:
- a CDS encoding S8 family peptidase yields MDYPDFLQRLHEGISEPSGSGRNKQIITFDKPHQYRECLSYLRKLKPELAGLRQVQPARLIRALIAPLSGGDRLGKYHHGVTVEEDTRIKVHAETAYIPKAEKSISMPWGVKQVRAYKAWPSSTGNRVRIGVIDTGADFHHPDLRHSLARGINLLNRTMLPYDDNGHGTHIAGTIAASNYDEGMVGVAPRALIHPVKAFDHNGAAYVSDIILGIDWCVLNRVDIINMSFGMKSRSKALLDMVNKAYHNGIVIVASSGNEGKRRSIDYPARYSQTISVGATDKYRRIAPFSNRGQFVDVYAPGEKIRSSWIHGKHHEMSGTSMATSHVTGSIALLLSLRPELEPGEIKALLKRTATPLRLRKSAGRTSISTKLGEVDAFRLMQEGTK; encoded by the coding sequence ATGGACTATCCGGATTTTTTGCAGCGTTTGCATGAGGGTATTTCGGAGCCGTCCGGCAGTGGACGGAACAAACAGATTATCACGTTCGATAAGCCTCACCAATACCGGGAATGCCTGTCCTATCTCAGGAAGCTGAAACCTGAGCTTGCGGGATTACGGCAAGTACAACCGGCTAGGCTAATCCGTGCTCTCATCGCTCCGCTTTCAGGGGGAGACAGGCTGGGCAAATATCACCACGGTGTTACCGTTGAAGAAGATACCCGCATAAAGGTTCATGCAGAAACGGCTTATATACCGAAAGCAGAGAAAAGCATTTCTATGCCATGGGGAGTCAAACAGGTACGTGCATACAAGGCTTGGCCTTCCTCGACAGGGAATCGGGTCAGAATCGGTGTGATCGACACAGGAGCTGATTTTCATCATCCTGATCTTCGCCATTCCCTTGCCAGAGGTATCAATTTGTTGAACCGGACCATGCTACCCTATGACGACAACGGCCACGGCACTCATATTGCTGGAACCATCGCGGCATCCAACTATGACGAGGGTATGGTTGGCGTAGCACCACGGGCTTTAATTCATCCTGTAAAAGCATTCGATCATAATGGAGCCGCCTATGTCTCTGACATCATTCTTGGTATCGACTGGTGTGTATTAAATCGTGTCGATATTATTAATATGAGCTTTGGTATGAAGTCGCGCAGCAAGGCACTGCTTGATATGGTGAATAAAGCATATCATAACGGCATTGTAATCGTAGCTTCCTCGGGAAATGAGGGTAAGCGTCGAAGTATTGACTATCCGGCCCGCTATTCCCAGACGATTTCAGTCGGAGCTACCGACAAATACAGACGTATCGCTCCTTTTAGCAATCGGGGGCAATTCGTAGACGTGTATGCACCCGGTGAGAAGATCAGATCCTCCTGGATTCATGGAAAGCATCATGAAATGAGCGGCACCTCTATGGCTACTTCCCATGTGACCGGGAGCATCGCACTTCTCCTTTCACTGAGACCGGAACTGGAGCCCGGAGAAATTAAAGCGCTGCTTAAGCGCACTGCCACACCGCTACGCCTTCGTAAAAGTGCTGGACGCACTTCCATCTCCACCAAGCTTGGAGAAGTGGATGCCTTCCGATTGATGCAAGAGGGCACAAAGTGA
- a CDS encoding ABC transporter permease — protein sequence MGGLSVKHIRGWSLTLALIALFILIVLPLLQIFIQSVYVDGTFQWAAPFRTLAASQFAGVLFNSIWLGICVIAGTTVLALPLAWIMSNTRLAHWRWLDVVLLIPFMTPPYIGSMGWILFMQKNGYMEQLLPDMHFLTASFFSLGGMVMIMSLHLFPFLYLLLRGALVRIGGSLEEAGAVMGGGFLYRFRRIILPLLLSAYGMGALLIFVKTIAEFGTPATFGRRIGYEVMTSEIHKYISSWPIDFGKATSMASVLLTACLLMWYVQSVINRKFTYRLIGGKGSRPSRLRVSSWTTALSVMFILLLLIAAIGIPYFSIIAASSMKLRGIGLAWNNLTLDYYKELLSWGSESMEALLNSVFLSLGASTLAVVLGTWFALVIGGSRTKIQRTVDAFSLLPNTVPGIVMVVGLILWWNSPWMPIPLYNTYGMVILTYVILFVPYTVQYVKSAFTQVDTGLFHAGQVFGGRPSYIFRRIVLPLIGPGMLAGWMMTFTIASRELVGSLLILPPSVQTSATYIFAQFEQGQVSLGMAMAVISVGLTTLLLILMESLNSRRKWK from the coding sequence ATGGGAGGTTTGTCTGTTAAACACATCAGGGGATGGTCCCTGACACTTGCTCTGATCGCGCTTTTTATCCTAATTGTACTGCCGTTGCTGCAAATCTTCATCCAAAGTGTGTATGTTGATGGGACATTTCAATGGGCTGCGCCTTTTCGAACGTTAGCTGCTTCTCAATTTGCAGGAGTGCTATTCAACTCGATCTGGCTAGGCATCTGTGTGATCGCAGGAACGACCGTCCTTGCACTTCCGCTAGCCTGGATCATGTCCAACACCCGACTCGCACACTGGCGCTGGTTGGATGTCGTGCTGCTGATTCCGTTTATGACTCCGCCCTATATCGGTTCCATGGGATGGATCCTGTTTATGCAAAAAAACGGGTATATGGAGCAGTTGCTCCCGGATATGCATTTCTTAACGGCTTCCTTCTTCAGCCTTGGCGGCATGGTGATGATCATGAGCCTGCATCTGTTTCCATTCCTGTACCTGCTGCTACGCGGGGCGCTGGTGAGGATTGGCGGCAGTCTGGAAGAGGCGGGTGCTGTCATGGGCGGAGGCTTTCTGTACAGGTTCCGTCGAATCATTTTACCGCTGCTACTATCGGCATACGGAATGGGTGCGCTGCTCATTTTCGTTAAAACGATTGCCGAGTTTGGCACACCCGCTACCTTTGGGCGACGTATCGGGTATGAGGTTATGACTTCTGAAATTCACAAATATATTTCCAGTTGGCCCATCGATTTTGGCAAAGCGACGTCCATGGCCTCGGTGCTGTTAACGGCCTGCCTGCTTATGTGGTATGTGCAATCGGTGATCAACCGAAAGTTCACATACAGACTGATAGGGGGTAAAGGTTCCCGTCCTTCCCGTCTTCGTGTATCCAGCTGGACTACAGCACTGAGTGTCATGTTCATCCTATTGCTGCTCATCGCAGCTATTGGCATCCCTTACTTTTCAATTATTGCGGCCTCCTCCATGAAGCTGCGGGGAATCGGATTGGCATGGAACAACCTTACACTTGACTATTACAAGGAACTGCTGTCGTGGGGTTCTGAAAGCATGGAAGCGCTACTGAACAGTGTATTTCTCTCTTTGGGTGCATCGACGCTTGCTGTGGTGCTGGGCACCTGGTTTGCGCTTGTTATCGGTGGATCACGCACGAAAATCCAACGGACAGTTGATGCATTCAGTTTACTTCCGAATACAGTGCCGGGAATTGTTATGGTGGTGGGTCTGATTTTGTGGTGGAATTCGCCGTGGATGCCCATTCCATTGTATAACACATATGGCATGGTCATTCTGACGTATGTTATTTTGTTTGTTCCTTATACGGTACAGTATGTCAAAAGCGCCTTTACACAGGTGGACACTGGTCTTTTTCATGCGGGACAGGTATTCGGCGGGCGTCCGTCTTACATATTCCGCCGGATTGTACTGCCGCTGATTGGACCGGGGATGCTCGCTGGTTGGATGATGACCTTTACCATTGCTTCACGGGAGCTGGTAGGATCGTTGCTGATTTTACCGCCATCCGTCCAGACGTCTGCAACCTATATATTTGCCCAGTTTGAGCAGGGACAGGTGTCGCTTGGCATGGCGATGGCTGTTATATCGGTTGGTTTGACCACACTGCTACTGATCTTAATGGAAAGCTTAAACTCGCGGAGAAAGTGGAAATGA
- a CDS encoding ABC transporter ATP-binding protein: protein MNQDLYIRGLSKTFGHTTALHETNLVVRQGKFTTLLGPSGCGKTTLLRLIAGLETPDTGTITMGEEILFSAERKKDVPAHLRHFGMVFQDFALWPHMTVFENVAFGLRASKRGKGAVSAQGKELRAVVLEALDKVRLSGMEDRYPHQLSGGQQQRVAFARAVAIRPRLVLFDEPLSALDAVLREEMRIEMISLVRDLGLTALYVTHDQIEAMSMSDEVVVMKSGHILQTGTPEVIYGCPSHPEVASFIGKSNWIELERTLFRPEHVRWEQEQADQHTFTVEILHVSYVGDRYEIRLVAENGEQWTAYHSTRLPIGEQMHIWVSPQYIHQLET, encoded by the coding sequence ATGAATCAGGATCTATATATTCGCGGATTAAGTAAAACCTTCGGCCATACCACCGCGTTGCATGAGACGAATCTGGTCGTACGACAGGGCAAGTTCACCACACTGCTTGGACCGTCCGGTTGTGGGAAGACGACGCTCTTGCGCTTGATTGCTGGTCTGGAGACACCAGATACCGGCACAATCACGATGGGAGAGGAAATTCTCTTTTCAGCTGAACGCAAAAAGGATGTTCCCGCACATCTCCGCCACTTTGGTATGGTCTTTCAGGATTTTGCGCTGTGGCCGCATATGACGGTGTTTGAAAATGTGGCCTTCGGCTTGCGAGCGAGCAAGCGGGGAAAAGGGGCTGTTAGCGCTCAAGGCAAGGAACTGCGGGCAGTGGTGCTGGAGGCGCTCGATAAGGTGAGGTTGTCAGGGATGGAGGATCGCTATCCCCATCAGCTGTCCGGTGGTCAGCAGCAGCGGGTTGCTTTTGCAAGAGCAGTTGCTATCCGGCCTCGACTGGTTTTGTTCGACGAGCCACTCAGTGCACTGGATGCCGTACTTCGGGAGGAGATGCGCATTGAGATGATATCACTTGTGCGCGATCTGGGGCTGACCGCCTTATATGTCACTCATGATCAGATCGAGGCCATGTCCATGTCTGATGAAGTAGTGGTTATGAAAAGTGGACATATTTTGCAGACCGGAACACCAGAGGTGATCTATGGTTGTCCGTCTCATCCAGAGGTGGCAAGCTTTATCGGCAAATCCAACTGGATCGAGTTGGAACGGACACTATTTCGACCTGAACATGTCCGTTGGGAACAGGAACAAGCGGATCAGCACACTTTTACAGTAGAGATCCTGCATGTCAGCTATGTTGGCGATCGCTATGAAATCCGTCTAGTAGCCGAAAACGGCGAGCAATGGACTGCGTATCACTCCACCCGCTTGCCCATAGGCGAACAAATGCATATTTGGGTATCCCCGCAATACATCCACCAACTTGAAACATAG
- a CDS encoding MBL fold metallo-hydrolase translates to MMMTKLRIWGGAGEHGRSCYVFEGKQHRIMLDCGVKKEGTGQYPVFPPQKVKELTTVLLSHAHEDHSMALPLLYKYGYRGEVWTTKATAEQLGSYFRSWQTYVESRDGELPYSEQDIQSITYRYLEDETPSGVWHEACPGVRMMWGRSGHLAGAVWYIVEMEGKRLFFSGDYSRESELLAADAPDLCMGEGVDDLPGCKPKSNLVDISIMDNAYGMDIDPQPVKLERLRVEMEQVLLSGGHVLLPVPAFGRGQELIVWASEQFPEQAIIIEPDLWHGLKQLNRWKEWLRPGASTRIKHVLNSDRVFVPRDTAGRISLLERNTATIIVTRDGMMDSPQARWYYQYLSDHRSMLIDVDSGEDIRNSVILTGHASNGSFGKHLLERADANDICIARHLIYKVHQGLSDVRQMLKEMPSKQVVLVHAPKLQTDLVRDELIREGNNEHGGPAREVHSLEPGATIEV, encoded by the coding sequence ATGATGATGACCAAGCTTAGGATTTGGGGTGGAGCGGGCGAACATGGCCGCTCCTGTTATGTTTTTGAAGGAAAGCAGCATCGTATCATGCTGGATTGTGGCGTAAAAAAGGAAGGAACCGGGCAATATCCGGTTTTTCCGCCACAGAAGGTGAAGGAGCTAACTACTGTTTTGCTGTCTCATGCACATGAGGATCATTCCATGGCGCTCCCCTTACTGTACAAGTATGGATATCGGGGAGAGGTCTGGACGACCAAGGCTACCGCTGAGCAGCTGGGATCCTATTTTCGCTCCTGGCAAACTTATGTTGAATCGAGAGACGGCGAATTGCCCTACAGTGAACAAGATATCCAATCTATTACCTATCGCTATCTAGAAGACGAAACGCCGTCAGGAGTGTGGCATGAAGCTTGTCCGGGTGTGAGAATGATGTGGGGACGCAGTGGACATTTGGCTGGTGCAGTGTGGTATATCGTAGAAATGGAAGGGAAGCGGCTGTTCTTTTCTGGAGACTATAGCCGTGAATCTGAGCTTCTTGCTGCCGATGCACCGGACTTGTGTATGGGAGAGGGGGTAGATGACCTTCCTGGATGCAAGCCAAAGTCCAATCTAGTGGACATATCTATCATGGACAATGCCTATGGTATGGACATAGACCCGCAGCCTGTTAAGCTGGAGCGGCTGAGGGTCGAGATGGAGCAGGTATTATTGTCTGGCGGCCATGTGTTGTTGCCAGTGCCTGCCTTTGGCAGAGGACAGGAATTGATCGTATGGGCCAGCGAGCAATTTCCTGAACAAGCAATAATTATAGAGCCTGACCTGTGGCACGGATTGAAACAGTTAAATCGATGGAAAGAGTGGCTACGTCCGGGAGCTTCCACACGAATAAAACATGTGTTGAACAGTGACAGGGTGTTTGTGCCTCGTGATACTGCGGGACGGATAAGTCTGCTGGAACGGAACACGGCCACTATTATCGTAACAAGAGACGGCATGATGGATTCCCCGCAGGCGCGTTGGTATTATCAATATCTTTCGGATCACCGCAGTATGCTGATCGATGTGGATAGCGGGGAGGATATTAGGAACAGTGTGATATTGACCGGGCATGCTTCCAATGGTTCTTTTGGTAAACATCTGTTGGAACGTGCAGACGCCAATGACATCTGTATAGCTCGGCATTTGATTTACAAGGTGCACCAAGGATTATCGGATGTACGGCAAATGCTGAAGGAGATGCCTAGCAAACAGGTTGTACTCGTTCATGCACCCAAATTGCAGACCGACCTTGTACGAGATGAGTTAATAAGAGAAGGAAATAATGAACATGGAGGTCCTGCCAGAGAAGTTCACTCTTTGGAGCCAGGTGCAACGATAGAGGTTTAG
- the rpoE gene encoding DNA-directed RNA polymerase subunit delta, whose translation MSTPLNLKIDPEKVHETPMVDLAFMVLKAANTPYYYRDLMNEVAKLRGLSDEEINDVIAQLYTEINIDGRFACVGTNLWGLKRWYPVDKSEDALTGAKRPRIINDEDDDDEDDYHEEEETYNSDDDFDADSEDEDGEDELFDGEDDDDSDDDVVIDDEDLSDEEDTDDENDDESIEDDDDSLR comes from the coding sequence GTGAGTACACCACTCAACTTGAAGATTGACCCGGAGAAAGTCCACGAGACTCCAATGGTGGATTTGGCATTTATGGTATTGAAAGCAGCCAATACTCCATATTATTACCGTGACCTGATGAATGAAGTCGCCAAATTGCGCGGCTTGTCCGACGAAGAAATTAATGACGTTATTGCTCAGCTATATACTGAAATCAACATTGACGGGCGTTTTGCCTGTGTCGGTACGAATCTGTGGGGCTTGAAACGTTGGTATCCGGTAGATAAATCCGAAGATGCCCTGACAGGCGCCAAGCGTCCTCGTATCATTAACGATGAAGACGATGACGACGAAGATGACTATCATGAGGAAGAAGAAACATACAACTCCGATGACGACTTCGATGCAGATAGCGAAGACGAGGATGGCGAAGACGAGCTGTTCGACGGAGAAGATGACGATGATAGTGACGATGACGTAGTTATTGACGATGAAGACCTCAGTGATGAGGAAGATACAGATGATGAAAATGACGATGAGTCGATCGAAGACGACGACGATTCACTTCGTTAG
- a CDS encoding LysR family transcriptional regulator — protein MNLSLLKLHIVELLNKHHKITTVAEVLGLKQPTVTFHMKNLEREFGVKLFDTRMGKIILTDAGNALLHYATKINALAAEAERVVREFDTLQRGSIRIGASYVPATYLLPAVLHRFAREHPGIHIALSVKTAPVIKDMLARHEIDLGIISAEPFQSPTLLSESLGEDELVLICSPTHPLANETDLTPERIASSSFVLHGKDSSTRHVTDKWLERGRRRLPSYLELDSLEAIKQAVMLGEHISFVSRLAVQSEVERGLLIIRPIPGQPVERHIYMVSNKDRHRSALIHRFTKYL, from the coding sequence GTGAACTTAAGTCTTCTAAAGTTACATATTGTAGAGCTGCTGAACAAGCACCATAAAATTACCACCGTAGCCGAGGTTCTCGGCCTAAAGCAACCCACTGTTACTTTTCATATGAAAAATCTGGAGCGTGAGTTTGGAGTAAAGCTATTTGATACACGTATGGGCAAAATCATCCTGACGGATGCCGGAAATGCGCTGCTGCACTATGCTACCAAGATTAATGCACTTGCGGCTGAGGCTGAGCGGGTTGTCCGTGAGTTCGATACGCTCCAACGAGGGAGTATACGGATTGGCGCAAGCTATGTACCTGCCACCTATCTGCTTCCTGCCGTGCTGCATCGGTTTGCCCGCGAGCATCCGGGCATTCACATTGCCTTGTCCGTGAAAACAGCGCCCGTGATCAAGGACATGCTCGCTCGCCACGAAATTGACCTCGGCATTATTTCGGCAGAGCCGTTTCAATCCCCAACGCTGCTCTCAGAATCCTTGGGAGAAGATGAACTGGTGCTCATCTGCTCACCCACTCATCCGCTCGCTAACGAAACCGATTTAACACCCGAGCGCATCGCTTCTTCCTCTTTTGTGTTGCATGGGAAGGATTCCAGCACACGCCACGTGACTGACAAATGGCTGGAGCGCGGAAGGCGCCGACTTCCATCCTATCTGGAATTGGATTCACTGGAAGCTATCAAACAGGCGGTTATGCTGGGAGAACACATCTCCTTTGTCTCTCGCCTTGCTGTTCAATCAGAGGTTGAGCGGGGTTTACTGATCATAAGACCTATTCCGGGACAGCCTGTTGAGCGGCATATTTATATGGTCAGCAACAAAGATCGTCATCGCTCCGCGCTGATTCACAGATTCACTAAATATTTATGA
- a CDS encoding ABC transporter substrate-binding protein has product MMNRRVFRTGWKKGAMLALTLTFGLAVAGCGTATTSKDGAQADGSAGQAGAASTDQKLVVYSAGPDGLAKKLIAGYEAQSGVKVELFQGTTGKILARMEAEKTNPVADVVVLASLPSVQGLKKEGLTLPYPDAKNADKLNPDWSDKEGHYFSTSASALGIAFNTKLVKTPPTSWADLAKPEYKDQVNIPDPSLSGSALDFMTGYLSAKGDGGWTLFERYKANGVAMAGANQEALDPVITGAKGVVVAAVDYMTYKAKAKGEPIDIVYPTEGTVISPRPAAILKSTQHEQNAKAFIDYLLSDEAQKLVADASLLPGRTDIKADKRANLDEIPLLKTNWEWMGEHGSDVTEKFTQMFK; this is encoded by the coding sequence ATGATGAATAGGCGTGTTTTTCGTACAGGATGGAAAAAAGGGGCTATGCTTGCTTTAACATTGACTTTTGGACTGGCTGTGGCAGGCTGCGGAACGGCTACGACATCGAAGGATGGGGCACAAGCCGATGGATCAGCAGGGCAAGCAGGGGCGGCGTCCACCGATCAGAAGTTGGTTGTTTACAGCGCAGGCCCGGATGGACTTGCGAAAAAGCTGATAGCGGGGTATGAGGCGCAGAGCGGGGTTAAGGTAGAGTTATTTCAGGGAACGACAGGTAAGATTTTAGCCCGCATGGAAGCGGAGAAAACGAATCCGGTAGCAGACGTGGTTGTGCTGGCATCGCTTCCGTCTGTACAAGGCTTGAAAAAGGAAGGACTCACACTCCCCTATCCGGACGCTAAAAATGCGGACAAGCTAAACCCGGATTGGTCTGATAAGGAGGGTCACTATTTCAGCACAAGTGCTTCTGCTTTGGGTATTGCATTTAACACGAAGTTAGTGAAAACGCCACCTACTTCATGGGCCGATTTGGCGAAGCCTGAGTACAAGGATCAGGTTAACATTCCTGATCCATCGCTGTCTGGCTCAGCGTTGGATTTTATGACAGGCTATCTGAGCGCCAAGGGCGATGGAGGCTGGACGTTGTTTGAGCGGTACAAGGCAAACGGTGTGGCCATGGCCGGTGCGAATCAGGAAGCGCTGGATCCAGTGATTACGGGGGCTAAAGGTGTAGTCGTCGCTGCGGTTGATTACATGACCTACAAGGCTAAAGCCAAAGGCGAGCCGATAGACATCGTTTATCCGACAGAGGGAACGGTCATTAGCCCGCGTCCTGCCGCAATCCTCAAGTCCACACAGCATGAGCAAAATGCCAAAGCGTTCATTGATTATCTGTTGTCGGACGAAGCACAGAAACTAGTAGCAGATGCTTCCCTACTCCCTGGACGCACGGATATCAAAGCTGACAAGCGTGCAAACCTCGACGAAATCCCATTGCTGAAAACCAACTGGGAATGGATGGGTGAACACGGATCAGACGTGACGGAAAAGTTCACGCAAATGTTCAAATAA